A genomic segment from Diospyros lotus cultivar Yz01 chromosome 5, ASM1463336v1, whole genome shotgun sequence encodes:
- the LOC127802849 gene encoding uncharacterized protein LOC127802849: protein MAVDGLVSSPHRRSQQSAQNVFSSSSSRRQYSKGDELEGWSALVQRHRFLLTALALLAFLCTIYLYFAVTFGSGESCSSLTGSQKALCRAQQAKAAMSKGKLKFF, encoded by the coding sequence ATGGCTGTCGATGGCCTAGTATCATCTCCGCACCGAAGGTCACAACAGAGTGCACAGAATGTGTTCTCATCTTCATCATCTAGGAGGCAGTACTCAAAGGGGGATGAACTGGAAGGCTGGTCAGCACTTGTCCAGCGGCATCGCTTCCTCCTCACGGCCCTTGCTCTTCTGGCATTTCTCTGTACAATCTATCTTTACTTTGCTGTCACTTTTGGATCGGGTGAATCATGTTCCAGTTTGACAGGGAGTCAGAAAGCGCTGTGCCGTGCACAGCAGGCAAAAGCTGCCATGTCCAAGGGAAAACTAAAGTTCTTTTAG